The Styela clava chromosome 11, kaStyClav1.hap1.2, whole genome shotgun sequence genome includes the window acCTACGGTAATCATCTCGTTGAAATTGTCATATTCTGTTTCTAGGGTGATCCACACTTCTGCAATCAAAAGCTTGGAAGTTACACGCCTGGGTTTTGtctattattttttcaacattcTCCTGGTTATTTTACTCTGCTTGCACATATTCTGGGCATCAATTATTATCAAGATGGCTTGTAAAATGATTGCAAAAGGAGAGGTatgaataaaatgttttgttactcatatttgtattatttgcACAATTCCGTATTCTGCCGTCTGAGACTGCCTGCATATTGGTTGAAGGGTTAGATTTACCTATGTTGGCATCACATATTGAAATCCTCGGTTCCAATCTGTGTCCGCCACCTCACCCAGTGCATAATTAAGTTGCAAGACAATGACAAATTGGAAAGCTTCTGGTCCTTCCAAACTACTATAGTAGTTCTCTACCTAGCAGTGTCAACTTGTATGGAGACTTGTTTGGAGGGGAAGGCGTGTAAATATGCTGCATAACGAAAGGTATTGATATCAGGACACAGGTTGGATTCAAAGTCCATcaaaacattgattttaattttattttcgtcatggaACATGCGTTTGGGATTTCTGAGCAATTGTGCTTTATGACCTTTTGGGTCGCTTACGTAAACCACCTTACGACGGTGAGCggcccagcaatcctctcgcacatatttattttccacaggattcaaacctgcgaacccacactgGGTGATCAAAGGTGAGTTGGTATGCGTATTATAGACACATTCACACATACCACGAAGGGTtctgtaaatatatattcaactttTTGCAGGTTGAAAAGGATGATCGAAGTGATACAGAGGAGGAAGACACAGACGATGAGTCTACTGAAGAAAAGAAGGATATCTAAATATCTAGCTGAAATGTTTAAATACAAATGAAATCTTGTTTAgaaatgattatttatttttagaagtGTTTTTTACTTAGTGTATTACCCTGTGTCAACTTTCCACTCGTTAACATTTGACAGTGATTTTGATGGATTGAAGACTTATTGATAGAATTTTGTCAGAAGTGTATTTGTTCACAATAAAATTGTATCTTCATTGTATATCGAGAAGGTACTCGTTACTTTGATTACACTCTCAGTTACTGTAACAATTTTTATGCAAATTAATATGAAGCTTGCTTGgtttaattgtttttttaaaatggCTTTTTTAATTGTATGATATTAAATATTCTATTATTGTACAAATCAATAGTATCATATTTTACTGCACCATATTACATGATAAAATGAAGCTTCCGCTTTTGGGGTGCATTGTTTTCTATATATTAATTAACTagtatgtttgtatttttatataattaacCTAAATCAAgtgttatcaaaatttgtttttagctGTAGATAAAAGCTactggaaatatttttaaaccatATTTAGTATTTTTGTACTATTCTGACCATGTCTTATCATTGTTGCCAAGATTTTCATCTGATTGGcatatttattgatgttttgtttttttaatctgTGTTATTTTTTGTAGTGTTTTGTGGGTGTGATTAATTTatatagaaatgaaataaaataacaatttattGAGTTGGAATAATGAGTTAATACCTGTAATGTCATCTTGTTAGTTTTCGCTCCTATTAGTTGTAGTAGTTTGAACAAAGCCCCTCATTTTGAAAAACTAGAGCGGCGTTCATGAGAAAGTGAAAACGATCTGTGAAATAACCCTAATTACGTGGTGAAACTGTACTCTCGAAGTacgtgaatcaagatggcggacaccagaacgtagtatgtgtaccaggttagggtctagccataattttattccaatttctgttctattaagagttcggggactagccaagtgactcccgtagtatttgtacctgaaattatggcctaacctggtacacatactaagttccgttgtccgccatcttggttcacatacttcgggagtaccggtGAAACTAGGCAGAACGGGGAATtttcttataaatatataaaaaaaaaacgaaactgCACTGAAATTACTCGGGCGCATAGTATTGTGCCCCCTACCCACGAACTGTTATGTGGCCCCATTGCGCGTCTTTTTGAAATGATGAACAGGTGAGATGCACGAGTGCTGATGGGCCACGTCTCACAAAAGGTTGAGAACAAATACTCCAGAGTTTGTCGGTCTAGTGTCGTTTTGAGTCTAGGAAAGACCACCCATTCGCAACTGCAGCGGTTACAATATTTTTTACCCCATATTCTAGGTTACAATGTAAGATTGCCTATGTAGTCGTTTTATGTCGCTTCTTCAAACCTCGTATGAATATGACAATTTTCCAGAATTGTCGTCATGTCTGTTTGTCTCCTGTTCCGTGATTTCTTGTACCCGGGCGGAGTTTAAAATAAATCTTGTAATCTTCTATCTTGAATGTTGTATTGGTGTCGTATTAATATCACTTGACCTGTAATCTATACTTTTATTGAATTAATTAAAAGATGGCTTTTTAGGAACTTCGGTATCATTGTATCTCAATATATGTATTCTAACACCTAAAAGTACGAGCAATAACACAAATTGTCATACCGCGACTGCGCATACCCGGATCACTAAGGCAATAAATGATAAGAATCAATTGTACTATCAATACTCAACAACATGTAGAGAAAGAATGCGGTTAACGAACGGACATTCCAGTGTATTGGTCCATGTACTGTCGTGCTTCAGATGGACAGATTTCAAATAGGttcaaaaaagaaaagtgaataaaaactgaaaatacattCAAAACGTATTAAACGCGTTCACCTATCAAACGATATTGTTGaatgatatatattgtttatcCGGTTGATAATGTACTTGTATCATATTGATTCATTTTGTTGCTCTCATTCCAGTACGTGTAgcatattttaattcatttctaCCTCGGAGTTTTGAGTTCTTTAGTTCTATTTAAATCCCAATCTCGCCacgaaaataataatatttcagtaATATTCTATTTTCGGTACataataaatattgtttcaatttatcaatattaacaTTCTCGTTAGTGCGTAACATTTTGTTCCCAGAGATAAAGAAATGGGATTAAttcattcataatttttcaactttttaaagGGACAAATATTACTAATATGAACATAATAGCAagcaaatatatatgtatgtatatcagtttcaaaaatttgttgaaCCGGTTATGCTTATATTCTTTTTGATGTTTACATCCCACGATACTGCGTGACATGCCTTGTCGCTTCATGTCGTGTATTTGAAATTGGCGTTAAGGTAATCAATTCAAACTCTACGTCATTAAAATGATGCAGTGTGTAATATGAAGTACACTTGCATTATTGGCGATTTGACCCGTACATCTATACCCTTATTTCTAACTAATACATGTAAACTAAAAGCAATCTGTATTATATAGAGCAAATTCATAATATAGTACGTTTATCGAATGACAATAGTTCGGTTCGGGGTTCAAGAAAAACAACGTACTGTCTATGTGAATTAAAGTATCACATGTAAATCGTGCGTAATACTTATATCGATAATATATTCTCATGTATCTATTAAATAATCACAGTATGAATCATTCATATTTGAggtataattttataaaatatttgtgctgtatatatgtatatatatatgcgtgtGATATTATTGCCCAGACATTGTTTACGTGACGACAAGTGTAATCGATTTAATCGTCATCACTAAAGATATCTAAAATGTCTAACACAATGTTTATTTCTGTCACGAAATGTTCCACGAATACTTTACTCGGAAGACTTATATAACTTACTATAATTTCCTCGACATTATTTTCAATTGTTCAGATAAATGTTTTCTGCTAGTTATACGATCTTTTCATAAACTGAATAGCACAGCGTAACGAATACTTCAGCAAAAAGTAGAATAGAATGTAGTCTACTGCAAAATTCAAAACTTCATTGGATATTTAAGTTTGAATCAAATGTGCTATAGAATAGATCAAATAGGCTCAAAATTCAGTTCAAGTCTAAGAAGGGCGGGTTTGTTTCGAACAGTTTGTTCGAGTTTCAAATCGTCGAAACaatttgcaattgttacgtcattgatTATTTTCAATCGATCatcgctatatatatatataagtatgaAGTTTTCTCGTTTGATCGTATTTATCTTACCTATGAAACCTTTCACAAAAGCAGCAATGATTGATTAAGCTTTTTCGCCACACCGACTTGTGAATGTTCAAACGTGGCCAATTTTCGTTAATCggatgttatgcctaatcatcgTGATTCAAAATCACTAATCgacaataaataattatttgaatcaATTACGACATTGTATTTACTACCAAAACAAGTTTGAAACACAGTTCGTGATGTGCGGAAAGCGATATTTAGATTATGAAGGGTGGAAAAGTTCGTCGTGTAAAAATTGTAATTGGAGATGTTCGGTACCTTTCCGAGACACATTCCGAGGTAGATTTTGGACGCTGGGGGTTGAGGTTGTTGAGGATAAGTTTATGGTGTAAATTGCAATAGTTGACGACTGTGACTCCGGTTTCAACCCAAGGCTAGCTATTTTGTCATCAGCACCATATATATGATGGTTTACAATACATACAGAACgacgtataaaaaaaattgggtccTCCTAAACTTATGCGCatcaaaatggcgcacaacctgatctcagattgtgtaccaggttagggttcaggttatgcgatatcttggtgcgcatacttcaggagtaccaaacaTTGTATTAAAACGGAAAAATATCGGGCCTGTTGACTGCAAGTAGTATGATTGAAAATTAACAATAATCATTGATTCAGTATTTTCCAGCTTTTACTTGCTTGTTATCATAATAGATTTATCTAAAACAATATGTCTATCCCGCGACACATGGTAACAGGTAAGACATAAGCATCATGTATATGTAAGATATAGATTtcctactatatatatattttttggaacTTGAAGCAGCTTTGACTCAATATTTATGGACGATTTACTCAATATCGCAGAGTGGAATTAATTTTACCATCACTGTAGGAAAATGCTGACTAACTGTAAACTTCTAGTAATATGTCTGTTGATTTTTGTGTGGCAAACACCGTAAATTTAACCGCAAATTTTTATCCAGGTGACCCGTTCCCAGAGAACATACCCGGAAAGATTCGGCTTTACAGCATGCAATTTTGTCCTTTCTCAATGAGAGTGAGATTGATGTTGATAAAGAAAAAAGTCGAGTGagttatttgattgttttgttataaaaagtatttttactAAAGGATCTGCAATATATTTGTGCTACTGTTGCGCTTTTGAAAGGAATTATAAATATGCCTTGGTTTTTTATGGATGCCTGTTGATTTGGCAGTTGGCGTAACGTGGTAAATGTAAAAATACGCCTTTCCCTCTGATGTCCAGCGGGTTGCTATTCTCAAGTATGCCTCGATGGTAGTGATCATGGCAatccgtttttattttaatattttagatttgAATACGTCAATATTAATCTGAAGATAAAACCTGGATGGTTTCTGGAAAAGTATCCGATAGGTTCGGTTCCCGTATTCGAACTCGATGGCAAACTTATTGCAGGATCTTTGGTACTTGCGGAATACGTGGATGAAGTTTATTCTAAGCAAGAGGAAAGAACAATTCCACAAGATCCTTACAAAAAGGCGAAAATTAATATGATGATCAGCGATCACCTTGCTAAAGTAAGCGTTTTCTGAGAAAATCTAGCTTTGGTTCTATCTTTAAAACAGCAGAAAAGCATAGACATGTGCTGCTAGGCATGGACTACATTTTATAATGCCCAGTATTTATTGATacattatttgtaaattttcgtTCAACAATCATCAATTTGTCTATACTTTCAAAACGCATAGAGTTATATTTTATTCCTCATTTGGTAGAAttacaaatataaaaagtaaagtTGCCATGTCGCTTTTGACATTGAGAGTAATCAACACACTGCAATTATTTCTAGGCGGTAGGTCCAATATTAGATCGATTTTATCAAAGAGAAGTTGacgtaaaaaaatttgaaaaagcgaTAGCAAATCTGGAGAATATTCTTGGTTCACAAAACTTTTTCAGTGGAGAAAAGTTGGGATATGCTGACTATATGATATGGCCGTGGATGCGGTATTTAGGTAAGCTGCAGATCTTTTCTGGGTCTCACTTTACAATATTTTTACCGATAGTCTTGGAAACCTGTTTGTAcaattttttcccaatttctCCATGTAATTATTAAACGATGTTAGATGATATCGAATAAATGATGCTGTAGCCTATTGCTTTTATGTCAGAACTCGAATGAAACGGATTTTAGGCAATTTATGTTTTGGAGTTTTATACAAAAGGCCTACtctcatagtatgtgtaccaggttagggccataattttattccgattttccttattttacttATATCACGAGTCCgtggactgcctgtgttagccaagtgaatatcctccccctgcccataggtttcagtccctttacacaacttgatataaagttagcgaacaaaattagtcaccatacatttattccgattttctttattttatttctataacGAGTTCatgaactgtctgtgttagccaagtgaatatccccttgTCCAtcggtttcagtctctttacacaacttgatataaactaggcgaacaaaattagtcacctccatattggtacacatacttctggagcgcccaaaagtGTTACATTCAAACTATAATATCCAACCAGATACAgtgaaattatttatatataccatGTAATACAGATCCTCTAATCATCGATGGCGTGGTTGGTAGTGGCAATTACCCGAACATAGAGAGGTGGAAACAGGAAATGCTGTCTGATGAAACAATTCAAAAATGTCGCGTGAAACCAGAGACTATTGCCAGATATAGGAATTCTGTAAAAACAGGAAAACCAGCGTATGATCAAGAGTAACACAATGTTATTCCCACATCTATTGAATACCTGTCACCTCAAAATGACTGCAATTTGCTGAAGTGCTTCAAGAATTTTGTCAATGCTTTCTTTCATAGCCTTACCTTCTCATGCAAATTTCCATTCATATAAGAGGGCATATATATAATTTGGAAATGAAACCTGCATCTCGTTAATTGACATAAACTGTACTATTAGGAAGAAAGTATAAACGTACTCTCTTTAACCATGGTTAGCATCTTTTAATCTTGTTGTAACAGAtctataacaatatttttgcaatactcTTAGTTagataatattcaaattacacTCAGGCAAATGGGTAGCCTAGGGGCCTCGTCATGCAGATCCGATCTATTATGTTTTTGAATGAACTCAACATGCTATCCAATCCCCTTAGATTTCGTATTCAcgtaatttcaaatttatttatgacgccataatgaaTTAATGGCGTTTTATTACGTAATTGTTAAAGAGGGGTCTTACAGATGACAAAGCTGAGGAGGGCTCCTTTCGTCTAAACTAAATTCATCCTGGCCTAGGTCCATTAACTTCTTACTCCAATATATTCATTtctcaaatttgcaaattagttttctttttttgcttCGGTATTGTTACGCGACATGCGACAGACTGTTGCTGTTGGCGTCTTCAATGAAACTACCAAAAAGTGCGGGAATGTGGAAGAAACAAAGGCAGCAGCAAAGGCCAATAAAAAATACGGAaagaagtgactggaagcatctaGCGCCCATCAACAACCAAAACCTAAAAAAATCGTATGCTTAGGTTCACCAACTTCTCActctaatatatttatttcaggccATTGTAAATTATGACAATGAAATAGTTCCAAACTAGACATCATATAGTGTAGCCCTTATTTCAATCGTCTGCTTAGGTCAGTACCATTAGGCAAGGTAGGCTGAAGTCTAGTGGCCTCGTCATGcagttttgaaatattatgtttttaaatcgccggtccgcggaaagatTACTACCGGCCCGATGAAAAGTGCCGAATAGCGTACAAAGCCCTAATATACCACCTTTACAAACCAGACAAATACAACGCATCTGATcagcatgtctgacttcacAAACGATTTCCACGTCAATAGTTATGGCTAAGCAAACATCAAGAAAACAATTCTCGTATAACTGCGTCCCAAAATATCTGACGAAAC containing:
- the LOC120347446 gene encoding glutathione S-transferase omega-1-like — its product is MSIPRHMVTGDPFPENIPGKIRLYSMQFCPFSMRVRLMLIKKKVEFEYVNINLKIKPGWFLEKYPIGSVPVFELDGKLIAGSLVLAEYVDEVYSKQEERTIPQDPYKKAKINMMISDHLAKAVGPILDRFYQREVDVKKFEKAIANLENILGSQNFFSGEKLGYADYMIWPWMRYLDPLIIDGVVGSGNYPNIERWKQEMLSDETIQKCRVKPETIARYRNSVKTGKPAYDQE